The nucleotide window GATGCTGTTGCGATTGGTAATCATGAATTTGATTTTGGTCCTGTTGGAAGCGACACCACCGTAAAGCAGCCCACGCAAAACCCTCGAGGCGCGTTGCTCCAGCGTGCCAGTGAAGCTCATTTTCCTTTTCTTAGTGCAAATATCCTCCTCAAAACCTCAAACGAACGCCCTGATTGGAAGAACGTCTACCCTCACGTCCTCATTGAAAAAGCAGGAATTAAAATCGGCATCATTGGGGCAACCACTGAAGGAACTCCTTGGGAAACTATCGCAACGAATGTAGCCGATTTAAAATTCTCATCCATTGCTAGCGCCATCGAAGAGCAAGCAGCCATCCTAAAGGGACGCGGCGCAGACTTCATTGTGGTCACGGTCCATGAAGGCGGAGCGTGCGACGAATTTCACGATCCCAAGAACGTTGAAAGCTGTGAGACCGATGCTCCCATCATGGAAGTTGCTCGCAAACTCAATAGCAACCTTGTCCAGGCCATTGTGGCTGGGCATACACATCGGGGCATGGCGCATGTTGTAAATGGCATAGCTATCATCGAGTCATTTGCACAAGGCGTTGCGTTTGGACGAATTGATTTCACCCTACGCAAAACCGACAAACGCATTCTTGGTCGCAAGATCTATCCTCCACAACAACTGTGCAAGGCCATCGAAAAAAACGAATGCATGCCGTTTGACTATGCAGGGAAAAGCGTTTCAAAAGACATCTCAGTTGAAAAAATCGTATCAGCTTCTCAAGAGCGAGCCGCGAAAAAGAAAAACGAGTCTCTTGGAGTGTACATCAAAGGCGTTTTTTTTCGATCACGCAGCGATCCATCTCCGCTAAGCAATCTTTTTGCTGACTACATGCTCAAAGCACACCCAGAAGCCGATGCCGCTCTTATTAATAACGGGGCAATACGTAGCAATCTAAACGAGGGAACACTCACCTACGGACAGCTCTATGAAGCCCACCCTTTTGACAACAGTTTCGTCATGGTTACTCTGACAGCGAAGCAACTAAAAACAGTCATAAAGAAACAGCTGGAACAACAAGGAAGTTTTATTTCTTTTGCAGGAATCACCATCAAAGCTTTTTGTCGAAACAAAGAGCTTCAGCTTTCGCTTACTTCCAAATCCGGGAAAACGATAAAAGACACAGCCTCCATTCACCTTGTGACCTCAAACTTTGTTGCTAACGGCGGTGGAGCATTTCTCTCGTCTCTTGATTTACCAGCTGATTCTTTTCACGATTTTGAAGGGCAGGATATTCGAGAAAGTATTGCTCAACTTTTAAAGAAGCAGGGAGGGACTCTCGATGCAGCGGATCCCAAACTCTTCGATCCAAAGCATCCACGCATTGAATTTGAGGGCAAACGACCCCTCATATGTCACTAAGCTTCTGGTGAAATACCGCAAAGTTTTGCCACGGCATCACGATAGCCTTTCCAGTAGCCCAAGGTCTCTTGCATGGCCGTGATCACAGCGCCCTGCTCATCCTGAGGGCAAAAATCAAGCACCACCTTCCAGGCAGCTGCGCGATGGCTTCCCTCGACCGCACGATGGGCCTTGGTAAGTGCAAGGGACTCGATTGGCAATCCGTAGTGTTTAACAAGCGGATGCTCTTTTAAGTCAGGCTCTGGTCTCTTCTGCGCATTCGGATCGAGCTCACCACGATCATACGATGTGCCTTCAATAAAGATCGTTGTTACCGCTGCAGCGGTGACCCAACCATTGTCCACGGTAAAGCGATCAAGGCACTGTCTATATGCTGCGGCTTCGGGAAGCAATTCAATCCGCTCAAAACGAGCAAGGTCCATTCCGAGGCCTTTAGGATATTCCAAAAACAGTTCCGGATGAGGCTTGCCTGCCGCGATCTGACCGGTTTCTTCTTCGTAGACATTTTCAATGAGCTCCCGTCGCACTTCTGCAATGGGGCACTGCACGTATGCACGGGCGACAAGAACCGGAAAATCACGAACATAGCTTTCATACTCTTGCTCAAAATGCAGATGCAAAAATTCTTTCTTTACTTTTCCAGAGGTAAAGAGGCCCCAAGCCCAATGCTGCTTCGACTCCATGACCTGCAACAGCGCTTCTTTAAAATCAGCTTTGTCCATACGTTATGTCTACCCCCAAAATCCCAAGTGCTCTGATCGGAAAGGATTGATCCATCTCGACGCAATACTTTCCGAATTTTCCAACCAGAGCACTAGCGACACACCAAACACTCTAGCAAAATTCAGTACCGAAACGTAAATAATGATTTTGTCACTAAATTCACAAAGAATGGCATGACGCCGAAAAAATACCCGTGACTCGAATGGATCAATGATAGGCAGCCGTGGGCGTCCAAGGAGGGTCCTGTTCCGGACCATCTGCATGTGGCGCATGACAGCAAGCACGGGAAGAAAAGAAGCTTAAACCTTCCGCGGTTCTCAGTCTTGAAAGGTCCGGAACAGGACCCTCCTTGGACGCTTATCACCTTTGCAAGTGAATATTGTTAATTGTTATGTTTTTTTTTGCTCATGGATGTAACGGCGGATGCGACGTGGAACATTGAGCACCGTATTCGAGATTTGTTCTCGCAACATGCTCTTGAAAAAACCATCGCCCGTATCGAGCATGATGCCATAAGAGAGAATGCTTTTACCGTCTTTCCATGGTCTCACGGTAAAGAAGCCCCAGGCCGCCTTAATATCATGCGGTCTACTGGTATCAAGCTGAAAGGTAAGTTCTTTTTTGTCCTCTTCAGTGACACCCAACAGAGCATAGCTTACCGACAGTGGACCCTTGGCGTGCTCTAACAACACGATTCGTTTTGATCCTTTTTGCTTGAGCAGTTTGGCGGAAACGACAAAGGGGAAAATATACTTATACTTGTTGGTATTGGTAATCGTCTTCCAAACGTCTTCAGGCGACGCCGAGATAATCTGCCAACTGGTCCCTCCAGTAAGGCGCAAGCCACCGCGCTCCTGGACCGTCTGACGCTTAACAAGGCCCCCCCGCTCCAGCTTGTCCATCTCCGACTTCGAAAAATCACGGCCTTTTGCAATGGCTAGGGAGGGAATGGTGGCCAAAGTCAGCAATATTATGCTAAACAGTCCCACACTTTGTCGTATACCCTTCATACAATACTCGCTTCCGCTAGTTCGCTATGATTCTTTTGACGTCCGAGCATCTGCCTTATTCTATTGTGAACGATTTTGAGGAAATCGCAAAATCATCCATGAAAGTTAGCCGAAATGCCCCAGCTCTCTGATCAGGCTATCTCACGTGAAGGTTGGGGAAGCCGGCTTGGATTCATGCTTGCTTCCGTGGGCTCCGCTGTAGGTCTAGGTAATATGTGGCGCTTTCCCTATGCTACTTCAGAGCACGGAGGCGCCGCTTTTGTCTTTCTATACATCGTCATGGTCTTCGCCATGGGGATTCCCTTGATGGGCTGCGAGTTTGTTGTAGGAAGGCACACCAAACTAAGCCCTGTAGGCGCCTTGCGTACATTAGGGGGCCGTCATTGGGCGATCGTTGGACATCTATTTGTCCTAGTCGGCTTTTGTATCCTGGCATACTATTCCGTGATCACCGGCTGGACGCTTCGTTACGCCATCGAAGCCCTCACGATCGGGCTACCCGCAGATCCTGCAGCACATTTCGACCAGGTGGCGACAGGTCATGACGCATTGGCATTTCATCTGCTTTCCATGACCGTAATGATTGCTGTTGTGGCTGGCGGAGTTCGCTCTGGCATCGAGCGCACTTCGTTTATACTGATGCCAGCCCTTTTTATCTTAATTATTGGCCTTGCCATTTGGGCTTTCACTTTAGATGGTGCGGCAGCAGGTTACAGTTTCTATCTCAAAACCGATTTTGGAAAATTATTCTCCCTCAAAGTGCTGGTCGCTGCAGCTGGACAGGCATTCTTCAGTTTGTCCCTAGGCATGGGCGCCATGTTAACCTACGCCAGTTATCTTTCACGCAAAGAAAATCTACCGGTAGCCGCCGTAACGATTTCCACCGCTGACTTTCTAGTTGCTTTTATCGCCGGGTTGGTCGTTTTTCCGATTATTTTTGCCTTCGACCTTTCGGGCGAAATCAGCGAGAGCACCTTGGGGGCTTTATTTATTGGTTTACCGAAGGCGTTTGCTGCGATGGGAAACGCAGGACGTTTTGTAGCCTTCATGTTTTTCGCGACATTACTCGTCGGAGCCCTAACCTCCGGCATCTCCCTGCTCGAAGTCGTGACGGCTTCCGCGATGGATGGAAAACATCATGCCGCGCGCAAAAAGGCAGCATTGTTTATGGGCGCCATCATTGCACTAGTCGGCGCGCCGTGTGCCTATGATTTAGAGATACTGGCTATCTTCGATCAAGTGGTTGGAAATGTACTGCTAGCTAGCGGAGCCTTGGCTTTGGCTTTTTTGGTCGGTTGGAAAATGAAAAACCCGACGGAAGAAATAGCTCATGGATTTGAAGGGCCATCGTGGATGCTCAAAGGCTGGCATCTTACCCTTCGTTTCGTCGTGCCCCCAGTGTTAATCTTGGTGCTCTATCAATCGATACAAGATACCTGGGTCGTTGTCGGCGGCATGCTTTCCAACTAAATAAGTTGCTCAAGCGGAAAATAGCGAAGCAGATGGCTTTCGCTAAGCTTTAAGGTTAGCGGCTCGTTGCTCGAGTGCCGGCATGATTTTGCGAAGTTCCTTTAGCTCGCGAGCCACTTCTTCATCATCGAAATCAAACTGATCCACCAAGGCTTCTTGCAGCGAATCATAAAGCCAGGTGCTGCCCTCTGTGTCTTTGGAGCAATCAATTGCGGTATGGCCTTTGAAGTTAAGCGTTGAGACGCGTGCTGCGGCATGTTCGATAACTTTCATCAAATCACCAAGATGCTCTCTCGCAACCTGCAACTGTTCAGTCATTGGCTGATAAACCTCCGGAAACTCCTCGTGATGAGCAGAAAAGGCCTCTGGAGAAGCTTTGCTAAGCCTTTCCAACACGACGCGCATCACAAGCACGTCATCCACATAGGCGAGAATGCCTTTCATGCCAGGAATCACATTCGAGCCAGAAAGCACATGGAGGAGCGCTCCGGCTGCATCGGTGCGCTGTGTATCGTCAAGATCGGGATCTTCGACGATACGCAATACGGCTTTGCAATCCTGGGGCAATGATAGAATTGCCTCTTGGATGGCTGCTCCAAACTTTTCCGCTGACATGTTCACTTACCTCTTTGGAGTCAAACTGCGTCCAGCAGGACACGCTACTTGCACCTTGGTTGGTCCAGCATCGGTTTCAAGAATCTTGAACTCAACGCGACGATTCTTTTCCCATGCTTCGTCATTGTGAGCCGGATCCACCGGACATCTCTCACCGTAACCTGCGCTTCTCAAGCGCCCTGGGTCCACACCCCGTTCGATCATCGCATCTTTGACGGAAGCTGCCCGGTCACGGGTAAGTTTGATGTTGTAGGCATCGCCGCCACGTTCATCAGCATGGCCTTGAATCTCAATTTTCACGATTTGCGGGTTACCCGTCAGAGTAGCGGCGAGCGCATCCACAATCGGATAACTTTCTTTCTTAATCACGGCGCTATCTGTTTCAAAGTAGATCTTCTGCAAAATCATGATGCGGTCTTCTTCGACCACGACATCGCCCTTATCAGGACAGCCATCTTCGTCTTCAAAGCCGTTGTAGGTCTCTGGTTTGGTTGGGCAGCTGTCGTCGACATCGAGGATGCGATCTTTGTCGTTATCCGGGTCAGGACAGCCATCCTCGTCTTCAAAGCCGTCTTTGTCCTCTGGATCATTTGGACAACTGTCGTCTTTGTCCAAGATACCATCTTGGTCATTATCCGGATCAGGACAGCCGTCTTCGTCCTCGAACCCATCGAAGTCCTCAGGATCGTCTGGGCACTCATCGACGCTATCAAGGATGCCGTCACCGTCGCGATCGCCCTCTTCGCCCTCAGGGCAGCCATCTTCATCATGGTCCCCATCCATATCTTCGGGAATAAGCGGACAATCGTCATCGACATCCGGAATACCATCTTTGTCATTGTCTGGATCAGGACAGCCGTCTTCGTCTTCAAAGCCATCAAAGTCTTCGGGCTCATCCGGGCACTGATCGATATCGTCTTTTATGCCATCGCCATCACGGTCGCGGACGCTGGGCTCGAAAATAAAGCTTACAATGCCGCGGGCCAAGGGCGTGGAAAAACCATCGGTGGGGATGCCTATGCCGCCACCTATAAACAAGAAACTATTGCGCTCAACAAAGACTTTTAGGCCTGCCGCGGTTTCCATGGCGAGTGCGCCATTGTCACCAAATGCGTTGTAAATTTGATTGCCGTAGAACTCACCAACGAGATCAACCGAAGGCAGGACGCGCAAACTCGCGCCGACGCCAAAGGTGATGAGATCATCATATTTAAGATTCGAACCTTCTTGACCGGCAACAAATTGCGCAGCTGTTGCGTTAGTCGTTCCAGGCACTGTTCGACCGTCGATCGGAAAACGAACGCCATCTTTTGAGTTGAAGCGATACCCTAGGTTAAAGCCGATTCGCAGGATATCGGCCGGTCGCAACTCAAGGGCGAGAGTTGGCCAAAGCGAGACGCCCGGCTCACCAGCAAACTCCTGGGTTGAACCCGTCGGAACACCCACGCGCAACAGTGCCGCCAAACCAACAGGATCGCGATCAGCTCGCAAAATACGGTATTTTGCGTGAAAATGAATATCGCCAAGGCCTTGGTAGTCCAGGCCACGGGGTCGGGCGCTATCGTTGTAAACACCTGGAGCGGTGATGTTTGAGCCTACCACCGCTTGGAATGGAAGCTGTAAACCGATAATCATGCGGTTGAACAAACCAACGTTGGCTTGCAGCGTACCGGTGAAAAGCGCATCAACGATATGCTTTTGCCGCTCAGCATCGCTTGCGAGCACCGCATCGTTGTTTACAAAGCCTCTAAACGAAAGAATTTGAAAACCGGCATCTAGCACTAAACCGAAACTGTAGTCCAAATGCCCAAGCACTTCGGTACCGTTGACGGAGATGTGGCCTTTGGAATCCACAGCCGGCCTGAACAGATGTAAGTCCATGCCTCCGCCATTCAATTTCCCCGCTTGAGCAAAGCCGGTGGAAGGCATCGATAAAAAGAACAGCCCTACTAGGACCGAAAGACCAATGGAGCGTTTGCTTGCAAACGCTGATGTGACTCGCATGGTTCGAAACAATTCCGTACTCTGTTGGTTTCGTGGAGTATCAAACAGGCATGGATCATTTGTCAATGCTTGTGCAATTTCAAGATCTTGCTCACCAGTCGCGAGAAAATCAGCACAAAACCAAGGCAATTTGATGTGAATTGACCCTATTCAGCGCGAAGATCGGGCTGGCCTACTCGGTGGGTTGCTCTTTTAAAAGTAAAAATTGACGATATTCGGTGGACCGCGCATCCGAGGGGTAGCGCTGGATGTACAGAGTCATGTCGCGAATTGCTGCATTTTGATTGCCCATTTGCCGATGGGTTGCAATTCGCAAGGCCAGCTCCGAGGGGCCATTGACCTGACTCAACGCTTCAAGCGCGCAGGCATTGTTTCCGTACTTGAGACATTCTCTGGCAGCCGCGAGGCCTTTGGGAGCCGGGGCAGGTTTGCTGGCTTCCTTTGGAGCCTCGATGGGGGTTGCGCGTCGTTCTGGAGCAACTCTGGGCGCAGAGACGCTCGCCAAGACAGGCGGCTTTGTGACTTTCGCTCGCGTGGGCGACGCAGAAGATTCCAGATTTTGGGACAATAATTCCGCACGCTGTCTTACTCGTACTGGAGCATGGGTCATGCCAAGCAACTCATCGAGCACGCTCTGCGCACGAATTGGATCGCTTTTGACTAACTCTTCGGCGGACTCCAATCGCAACTCCGCATAGAGACGATTGGTTTGAATGACTTCCGAGCGATTACGAAAAGCGCTGCTCTCTGAGAGGTTCGCTTGAAACTGCAAGTAGGCTTCCTCAACGCGGCCTTGCTCAAAAAGTGCTCTGCCTTTGGTAAACGCGGCTTGCTCAGT belongs to Myxococcales bacterium and includes:
- a CDS encoding bifunctional metallophosphatase/5'-nucleotidase, which gives rise to MRVLYCLVLLALSCGGNKQVLLSTPRPKPQQSKVEESITLSLVGTNDFHGSMHMLPWLGGYLNNLRAEERPVLLLDAGDMFQGTLESNLGEGDVVVQAYNALNYDAVAIGNHEFDFGPVGSDTTVKQPTQNPRGALLQRASEAHFPFLSANILLKTSNERPDWKNVYPHVLIEKAGIKIGIIGATTEGTPWETIATNVADLKFSSIASAIEEQAAILKGRGADFIVVTVHEGGACDEFHDPKNVESCETDAPIMEVARKLNSNLVQAIVAGHTHRGMAHVVNGIAIIESFAQGVAFGRIDFTLRKTDKRILGRKIYPPQQLCKAIEKNECMPFDYAGKSVSKDISVEKIVSASQERAAKKKNESLGVYIKGVFFRSRSDPSPLSNLFADYMLKAHPEADAALINNGAIRSNLNEGTLTYGQLYEAHPFDNSFVMVTLTAKQLKTVIKKQLEQQGSFISFAGITIKAFCRNKELQLSLTSKSGKTIKDTASIHLVTSNFVANGGGAFLSSLDLPADSFHDFEGQDIRESIAQLLKKQGGTLDAADPKLFDPKHPRIEFEGKRPLICH
- a CDS encoding iron-containing redox enzyme family protein; translated protein: MDKADFKEALLQVMESKQHWAWGLFTSGKVKKEFLHLHFEQEYESYVRDFPVLVARAYVQCPIAEVRRELIENVYEEETGQIAAGKPHPELFLEYPKGLGMDLARFERIELLPEAAAYRQCLDRFTVDNGWVTAAAVTTIFIEGTSYDRGELDPNAQKRPEPDLKEHPLVKHYGLPIESLALTKAHRAVEGSHRAAAWKVVLDFCPQDEQGAVITAMQETLGYWKGYRDAVAKLCGISPEA
- a CDS encoding SRPBCC family protein — encoded protein: MKGIRQSVGLFSIILLTLATIPSLAIAKGRDFSKSEMDKLERGGLVKRQTVQERGGLRLTGGTSWQIISASPEDVWKTITNTNKYKYIFPFVVSAKLLKQKGSKRIVLLEHAKGPLSVSYALLGVTEEDKKELTFQLDTSRPHDIKAAWGFFTVRPWKDGKSILSYGIMLDTGDGFFKSMLREQISNTVLNVPRRIRRYIHEQKKT
- a CDS encoding sodium-dependent transporter, whose product is MPQLSDQAISREGWGSRLGFMLASVGSAVGLGNMWRFPYATSEHGGAAFVFLYIVMVFAMGIPLMGCEFVVGRHTKLSPVGALRTLGGRHWAIVGHLFVLVGFCILAYYSVITGWTLRYAIEALTIGLPADPAAHFDQVATGHDALAFHLLSMTVMIAVVAGGVRSGIERTSFILMPALFILIIGLAIWAFTLDGAAAGYSFYLKTDFGKLFSLKVLVAAAGQAFFSLSLGMGAMLTYASYLSRKENLPVAAVTISTADFLVAFIAGLVVFPIIFAFDLSGEISESTLGALFIGLPKAFAAMGNAGRFVAFMFFATLLVGALTSGISLLEVVTASAMDGKHHAARKKAALFMGAIIALVGAPCAYDLEILAIFDQVVGNVLLASGALALAFLVGWKMKNPTEEIAHGFEGPSWMLKGWHLTLRFVVPPVLILVLYQSIQDTWVVVGGMLSN
- a CDS encoding OmpA family protein gives rise to the protein MRVTSAFASKRSIGLSVLVGLFFLSMPSTGFAQAGKLNGGGMDLHLFRPAVDSKGHISVNGTEVLGHLDYSFGLVLDAGFQILSFRGFVNNDAVLASDAERQKHIVDALFTGTLQANVGLFNRMIIGLQLPFQAVVGSNITAPGVYNDSARPRGLDYQGLGDIHFHAKYRILRADRDPVGLAALLRVGVPTGSTQEFAGEPGVSLWPTLALELRPADILRIGFNLGYRFNSKDGVRFPIDGRTVPGTTNATAAQFVAGQEGSNLKYDDLITFGVGASLRVLPSVDLVGEFYGNQIYNAFGDNGALAMETAAGLKVFVERNSFLFIGGGIGIPTDGFSTPLARGIVSFIFEPSVRDRDGDGIKDDIDQCPDEPEDFDGFEDEDGCPDPDNDKDGIPDVDDDCPLIPEDMDGDHDEDGCPEGEEGDRDGDGILDSVDECPDDPEDFDGFEDEDGCPDPDNDQDGILDKDDSCPNDPEDKDGFEDEDGCPDPDNDKDRILDVDDSCPTKPETYNGFEDEDGCPDKGDVVVEEDRIMILQKIYFETDSAVIKKESYPIVDALAATLTGNPQIVKIEIQGHADERGGDAYNIKLTRDRAASVKDAMIERGVDPGRLRSAGYGERCPVDPAHNDEAWEKNRRVEFKILETDAGPTKVQVACPAGRSLTPKR